One Kitasatospora sp. NBC_01287 DNA window includes the following coding sequences:
- the sodN gene encoding superoxide dismutase, Ni, giving the protein MLSRLFAPRVTAHAHCDLPCGVYDPAQARIEAESVKGTQEKYQANEDAHFRARAIIIKEQRAEAVKHHLSVLWSDYFKAPHFEKYPELHQLFNDALKAASAAKASTDPATGQTLLDYIAQIDKIFWETKQA; this is encoded by the coding sequence ATGCTCTCTCGCCTGTTTGCGCCGCGGGTCACCGCTCACGCCCACTGCGACCTGCCCTGCGGTGTCTACGACCCCGCTCAGGCGCGGATCGAGGCCGAGTCGGTGAAGGGTACTCAGGAGAAGTACCAGGCCAACGAGGACGCCCACTTCCGCGCGCGCGCCATCATCATCAAGGAGCAGCGCGCCGAGGCCGTCAAGCACCACCTGTCGGTCCTGTGGAGCGACTACTTCAAGGCCCCGCACTTCGAGAAGTACCCCGAGCTGCACCAGCTCTTCAACGACGCGCTGAAGGCCGCCTCGGCCGCCAAGGCCTCGACGGACCCGGCCACCGGCCAGACGCTGCTGGACTACATCGCCCAGATCGACAAGATCTTCTGGGAGACCAAGCAGGCCTGA
- a CDS encoding anti-sigma regulatory factor: MNGAAESGDETAATDFVEVRLPAQGAYLSVLRTATAGLAARLDFTLDEIEDLRIAVDEACAILLQQAVPGSVLTCEFRLVGDALRVTVSAPTTDGRAPERDTFAWTVLSALAGEVESSVAEDRTVSISLHKKRGGTILQP; encoded by the coding sequence ATCAACGGCGCTGCCGAATCCGGGGACGAAACGGCCGCCACGGATTTCGTGGAGGTCCGACTGCCCGCCCAGGGCGCTTACCTCTCGGTGCTGCGGACGGCCACGGCCGGCCTCGCGGCGCGGCTGGACTTCACCCTCGACGAGATCGAGGACCTGAGGATCGCGGTGGACGAGGCCTGCGCCATCCTGCTCCAGCAGGCGGTGCCGGGCTCGGTGCTCACGTGCGAGTTCCGGCTGGTGGGCGACGCGCTGCGGGTCACCGTCTCGGCGCCGACCACGGACGGCCGGGCACCCGAGCGCGACACCTTCGCCTGGACGGTGCTCTCCGCACTGGCCGGCGAGGTGGAGTCCTCGGTCGCCGAGGACCGCACGGTCAGCATCAGCCTGCACAAGAAGCGCGGCGGGACGATCCTCCAACCGTGA
- a CDS encoding GNAT family N-acetyltransferase, translating to MIRSAVAEDVPTIIELIRELAEYEKALDQAKATEEQLREALFGAHPAVFALIAESVDEATGSHRTVGFALWFRNFSTWTGTHGIYLEDLYVRPAERGGGHGKALLTELARIAVERGYGRLEWAVLDWNEPSIGFYKSLGAQPMDEWTTFRLAGEPLRELGKR from the coding sequence ATGATCAGAAGCGCCGTCGCCGAGGACGTCCCCACCATCATCGAGCTGATCCGCGAACTCGCGGAGTACGAAAAGGCCCTGGACCAGGCCAAGGCCACCGAGGAGCAACTGCGCGAGGCCCTCTTCGGCGCGCACCCGGCGGTCTTCGCCCTGATCGCCGAGTCCGTCGACGAGGCCACCGGGAGCCACCGGACGGTCGGCTTCGCCCTCTGGTTCCGCAACTTCTCCACCTGGACCGGCACCCACGGGATCTACCTGGAGGACCTCTACGTGCGCCCCGCCGAACGCGGCGGCGGCCACGGCAAGGCCCTGCTCACCGAACTGGCCCGGATCGCGGTGGAGCGCGGCTACGGTCGCCTGGAGTGGGCGGTGCTGGACTGGAACGAGCCCTCGATCGGCTTCTACAAGTCGCTCGGCGCCCAGCCGATGGACGAGTGGACGACCTTCAGGTTGGCCGGCGAACCGCTGCGCGAGCTGGGAAAGCGCTGA